The nucleotide sequence ATCGGGACCGACGACGACGCGCGGGTCCATGGTGCGCTCGCACGCTACGGACTCAGCGGAACGCCCGACGGCGGTGGAGGCAGTCGGTCGCACCAGTTCCTCACGGCCGAGGCCGTGCTGGAGGACGTGGCATGAGCGCCCTCATTCTTCCCCGCGCCGACGTTCCCCTCAACGACCTGCCGGCGCTGCTGCTGCCCGCCTATGGCGAGACCTTGACGATGGTCGGCATCGTCATGGCGGTCGTCCTCGTCATCGGCACTCCACTCGGTGTCCTTCTCCACAACGTCGCGCCCGGTGGCCTCTACGAACGCCCCGCACTCCACGCGGCACTGAGCTGGATCATCAGCATTGGACGGTCCCTTCCGTTCCTGATCCTCATGGCGGCCATCGTTCCGTTCACCCGGTTCATCACCGGCACGAACATCGGCATCGCGGCCGCCGTCGTCCCCATGTCCCTCGCCGGTATCGCATTCTTCACGCGTATCGTCGAGAACTCGCTGCGGTCCGTGCCGCCGTCCACGGTCCAGGTGGCCCGGGCCGCCGGTGGGTCCAACCTGCAGATCATGCGCACGGCACAGTTCAGCGAAGCTGTCCCGGCAGTCATCGGCGGGCTCACCATCCAGGTGATCGCGATGATCGAGTACTCGGCGATCGCGGGCACCATCGGTGCCGGCGGCATCGGGTACGTGGCCGTCACCTACGGTTACCAGCGCTTCGACAACACCGTCATGCTCGCGACGATCGTGGTCCTGGTGGTGACGGTCGCTCTCGTCCAGATCGTCGGAGACCGCCTCGTACGCTTCACGACGCCGCAGAAGCGACTGCAGCGCGCCTGACGTTCCCGCGCTTCACCCCCGCGCATCCTCTCCCGTTCATTCATGCTCATCCCACCCCTGCGCCTCGAGCGCGCCCAGAAAGGCATTGTCATGTCCGAAAACACCACTCCCGAGCCGACTTCGACGACTTCCTCACCGGCCGGTGCGGACCATGGATTTACCCTCCGAAAGCGGCGCAAGGCACCCTGGATCGCAGGCGGAGCCGTCGCCGTCCTGGCCGCCGGCACCTTCATCGCCGTGCCACTGCTCAACCCGTCCGAGTCTGCGGCAGAAACGGAAGGCGCAACCCTCCTCGTTGCAACTGCCGAGGGGAACCACGCGGAGCAGGCGCTCATCGAATTCATCGACAGGGATGTAGCGCCGAAGTACGGCATCGACATCGAGTTCAAGGGATTGAGCGATAGCAACACCATCAACCGGGCCGTCAGCGAGGGCGAGGTCGCCGCGACGGTGTACCAGCACGAGCTGTGGCTCGGACAGGTGCTGGAGGCCAACCCGGACTTCCGTGAGACGGCAGTGGCGCCCGTCTTCCGCTGGGGATTCGGCATCTGGTCCGACAAGTACACGAGCGTGGACCAGATTCCCGATGGCGGCACCGTCTCCCTCTACTCGGACCCGGCAAACGAGGCCCAGGGTCTCTGGCTGCTGGAGCGGGCAGGGCTGATCACGCTCAAGGGGGGCACCGACAAGTGGGAGGCGACGCAGGATGACATCGCGTCGAATCCGAAGAACCTGAAGTTCACGCTCCTCGACTTCGGCGCCCAGTCCCGGGCACTGCCGGACCTGGACGCTGCCGTCGGTTACACCGAGTACTACACCGCGGCCAAGGTTCCGCTCGAGAAGCAGATCTTCGCGCCCCCGGCACCCGATGAGTTCGCCGCACAACTCACGGTCGGCACCGATTACATCGATACGGACAACATCAAGAAGCTCACCGAGGCGTTCGCCGACCCCGCCGTGCAGGAGTTCCTGCGCACGGATCCCTCGGTGAAGGACCTGCTGCTGCCCATTGAAGCCCCCTGAACACAGCGGGGCGGAACCGGGAATAGCCCTGCGCCGGGGGCTGAACCCCCGTCAGCGGGTGGCCAGCCCTCGGGCAAGGGGACTAGCGTCGAAAGCAAGACATCCGACGACCTGAAGGAGTTCCCATGTCACGCGTAGCCATCATCGGTGGACACGGAAAAGTAGCCCTGCACCTGACGAAGATCCTCACGAGTCAGGGCCACCAGGTGAGTTCGATCTTCCGCAACCAGGACCACGCTGCCGACGTCGAGCAGGCGGGCGGTACGCCTGTCGTGGCCGACGTCGCGGAGCTGTCGGTGGAGCAGATGGCCGATCTCTTCCGCGGGCATGACGCCGTCGTGTGGTCTGCGGGTGCGGGCGGCAGCAGCCCGGAGGCCACCTACGCGGTCGATCGGGACGCAGCCATCCGGTCTATGGATGCAGCGACGGAAGCTTCGATCGGCCGCTACGTCATGGTCTCCTACCTCGGAGCCAGCAAGGACCACGGGGTGCCGAAGGACAACGGATTCTTCCACTATGCGGAGGCGAAGGCAGCGGCGGATGAGCACCTGCGGAAGTCGGAACTCGCATGGACCATTCTCGGTCCTGGCTCCCTGACAACTGACCCTGGCACCGGCAAGATCGAGGTGTCGGACAAGCCGCAGCGGGACTCCGTTCCCCGCGAGGATGTCGCCCATGTGGCCGCAGTCGTGCTGGGTGATCTCGGAACGGTGGACAAGACTATCCAGTTCAACAGCGGCGAGACGCCGATCGCGGAGGCAATCGAGGGGGCCTTGCAGCCATAAGAACTACGAAAGGCGGCGCTCGCTGAGCGCTGCCTTTCGTGTGTCCACTGGGTCAGCGCGGTGTCGCTTCGGATAACTATGTTGCCCATCAACGTGAATCCGGATATGCGACGACGGCGCCCGGGCAAGCCCGGGCGCCGTCGTCGTGCCGTGTCGGTAGCTATAGGTGTCAGTAGCTGAGGCCGAAACCGAACGGGTACAGCTCGCCGTCGGTCGTCTCCTTGTAGCGGGGCAGGTCGCTGTACTGCTCGCGGATGGCCAGGCTGGTGCCTGCGAGGGCGAACGGCAGCCTGCCCTGCGGGCTCACCTTGCCGGAGAGGATGTCGAACAGGGCGGTGTCGCCCATGCCGAACCCGGCGATGATGCCGCCGGCGTCTCGGAGCCCGCTTGCCTCGTCGAGCACGTAGGGCTGGCGGAAGTACACGTGCAGGATCCCCTTGCTGGGGTCATCCACTTCCGACATGACCTCCTGGATCGTCTCGAGGGACGGGGCGACCTTCCACGACTGCGACTTCGCCATGCCCGTGAAATCCAAGACGCTGGGCTCCAGGGGAGCGAGCCGCCGAAGCGCAGGCCGTCGTCCGTGCAGGCGGGCGCACCTAAGGTGACGCACGCGTCCGCGGCACCGTAGGGGCTCTTTCCGTCGAGTCCCGCCACGCCGTCGAGGGTGAGGGGTTGATGTAGTCGGGCCATTTGTTGTCACCGCTGGCTGCGTTCCGAGGAGACCTGCAGTTGCCACGAGTTGCCATCGCTGGGCCTAGGATTGGCGCGGAGGTGGAGATGGCTGGAGCGCGGGCTGTGCCCTCTATCTATGATGTCGCACGCGTGGCCGGGGTCTCGGCGTCGACCGTGTCGCGGGCTTTCGCACGCCCCGGCCGCGTCAGCCACCAGACCGCCCAGCGGGTCTTCGCCGCCGCCGAAGAGGTGGGCTACCGGTCCACGCATGTCACCGGCAGCCCACGGCCCGGTACCGCCCGCACGTCCATGATCGCCCTGGTCATCGCCGACATCCGGAACCCGGTGTACGCGGACATGGTGCGGGGCGCGGAGGCCGCGGCAGCCGAGGCGGGCTACACGATGCTGCTCGCCCATACCCAGGAGTCCGACCGCAAGGAACGCCAGGCACTGGAGCGCGCCATGCCCAGCGTGGACGGGATCGTGCTCTCCAGTTCCCGCATGTCCGACTCCGCGATCCGGATGCTGGCCAAGCAGAAGCCCATGATCGTGATGAACCGGGCGGTGACCGACGTCGCGAGCGTCGTACCGGACAACCCGCGGGGCATCCGACGGGCGGCGGAGCACCTCGGAGAGCTGGGCCACCGCACCATCACCTACCTCGCGGGCCCGGAGGCGTCGTGGGCGGACGGGATGCGCTGGCGGTCCCTGCGGGAGGCCGGGATGGAACTCGAGCTTACGATCCGCCGCAGTACCTCCCACCTGCCGACCATCCAGGGCGGTGAGGAAGCCGCCGCAGAATGGCTGCACCAGCCAACACCGGCGGTCATCGCCTACAACGATCAGATGGCGATCGGCTTCGTCCGCGCGCTGCGCCGCCAGGGGGTCAGCGTGCCGGGGGATGTCAGCGTCGTCGGTTTCGACAACAGCTACGGTGCCGCGCTCGTCACGCCGGCCCTCACGACGGTCGAGGCACCGCTGTACTCGCTCGGCGCCACCGCGGTGAACAACCTGCTGGCATTCTCGGCCGGCGCCGTCTCCCAGTCGAACAAGCTCGTGGTCCTGCCCACGCGGCTCGTGGTCCGCGATTCCACCGCCCCGGCGACGGAGAAGGGCACGACGACGAAGCGTCGGTGACGCCTGCAACACCGTTCGTGTTTTCTGCCAACAAATGGCAACTCCTTGGTCGCACGACGGGTGCATCGACACGATGAAGCCATGCCTATCTCGATCGCAACCGAACCAGACCGGCTCCTTCCAGCGGATCCCGGCACCCGCCGGATCGCGCGTGGACTGCTCGACCTCGTCGAGCAGCTCCCCATCATCTCGCCCCATGGCCACGTCGATGCCGCCGTGTTCGCCGACGACCTGCCGTTCCGGGACCCGGCGACGCTGCTGGTCACACCCGACCACTACGTCACCCGCCTGATCCACTCCAGCGGCGTCCCGCTCGAGCGCCTGCGGATCCATGAGAACTCCTCGGCCCGCGACGTCTGGCGGGAGTTCTGCGCGGCGTGGCCGCTCTTCGAGGGCACCGCCTCCGGGTACTGGTTGAGGTCCGAGTTCTCCCACGTCTTCGGCCTCGAGGATGAGCTCTCCGCCGACACCTCCGACGCGTCGTTCGACACCATCCGTGCGCGCCTCGCCGAGCCGGGGTTCCGTCCCCGGACGCTCTTCACGCAGTTCAACATCGAGGTCCTCGCGACCACGGACGATCCGCTGGACGACCTCGCGCACCATGCCGCGCTCGCGGCGGACGAGTCCTTTCCCGGCCGCGTCCTGCCGACGTTCCGGCCGGACGCCTACACCAACCTCGCCCACCCTGCCTGGATCGAGAACGTGGACCGGCTCATCAGCACGGCGGGCGACGGCGCCACCGGTTACGCCGGTTACCTCGCCGCACTGGAGAACCGCCGGCAGTACTTCATCGACCACGGAGCGGTCTCGGCCGACCACGGTGTGCACACCCCGCGCACGCTCAAGCTGGAGTGCTCGGAAGCCGAGGAGATTTTGACCCGGGCGCGCCGTGGCGAGCGGAGGGACGGTGACCGAGAGCGCTTCGAGGCGCACATGCTGTACGAGATGGCCCGGATGTCCGTGCAGGACGGACTGGTGATGACCATCCACCCGGGGTCGTTCCGCAACCACCACCTGCCCACGTTCGAGAAATTCGGGGCCGACACCGGCCACGACATCCCCATACCCGTGAGCTACACCGAAGCCATCCGGCCGGTCCTCCAGGATTTCGGCACCGCCAAGAACTTCCACCTGATCCTGTTCACGCTCGACGAGACCGTGTTCTCCCGGGAACTCGCGCCGCTGGCCGGCTTCTACCCGGCCGTGCACATCGGCGCCCCGTGGTGGTTCCTGGACGCACCGGACGCGATGCTGCGCTTCCGCTCGGCCGTCACCGAGACGGCCGGTTTCTCGCGCTCGTCGGGCTTCATCGACGACACGCGCGCCTTCTGCTCCATCCCGGCACGCCATGACGCGTCCCGTCGCATCGAAGCCTCGTTCCTGGCCCGCCTCGTCGCCGAGCACCGCGTCTCCGAGTCCCGGGCCGCCGAACTGATCGTCGACGTCGTGGACCGCGCACCGCGCAGGGCGTTCAAGCTGTGAGGAGCCTGACGAACCTCCCGGACCTCACGCGCACGACGACGGATGCCGGCGCTCCGGCACCCGTCCGCATGGTGCACCTCGGGCTCGGCGCCTTCCACCGATCCCACCAGGCCTGGTACACGGCCGCAGCGGATCCCGACCACGAGTGGGGCATCGCCGCCTTCACGGGGCGGAGCCCCGACGCCGCCGAGGTCCTCGCCGCCCAGGACGGGCTCTACACGCTCGTCGAACGTGATGACGCGGGGGACCGGTTCGAGGTGGTCGGCAGCATCAGCGCGGCGCACCACGGCGGCGACGTCGGCGAGCTCGCCCGGCTGATCGCCTCACCGGGAACCGCCGTCGTGACCCTGACCATCACCGAGCCCGCATACCACCTCGGTTCGGACGGGCTGCTCGATTCCGCCTCGTCCGTGGTGGCGCAGGACCTCGAGGTCCTCCGGTCATGGCAGCAGGCACGGACCGGCGCCGCGTCCGGGACTCCGCTCGATCCGCCGGGGCAACTGGCAACGGCCGGCGCACGCCTGGTGGTGGGCTTCGACGCCCGACGCCACGCCGGTGGCGGTCCGCTCGCCGTCGTGTCCTGCGACAACCTGAGTTCCAACGGCACAGCCGCCGCGGAAACCATCCTCGGTTTCGCCCGCCCGATCTCCGAGGAGCTCGCCGTGTGGATCACCGACAACGTCTCCTTCGTCGATTCGTCGATCGACAGGATCACCCCGCGCACCACGGAGGCCGACGTCGACCTCGTCGCCGAGGCGACCGGTTTCCGCGACCTGGCCCCGGTGGTCACCGAACCGTTCCACAACTGGATCCTCTCCGGAGCGTTCCCGGCCGGCCGCCCCGCATGGGAGCGTGCGGGTGCGGTCTTCACGGAGCGGATCGAGCCCTTCGAGCAGCGGAAGCTGTGGCTGCTCAACGGAGCCCATTCGCTGCTGGCCTATGCCGGCCAGCTGCGCGGGCACGAGACCGTGGCGGACGCCGTCGCGGACACCCGCTGCGCGGCCTGGCTCGAGGACTTCTGGGACGAAGCCTCGCACCACCTCACCGAACCGGGGCTCGACGTGCCCGGCTACCGTGCGGCCCTGCAGGAGAGGTTTTCCAACAGTCGGATCCGGCACCAGCTGTCCCAGATCGCGGCCGAGGGCTCGAGCAAGCTGCGCATGAGGGCCGTCCCCGTCCTGCTCGCCGAACGGAAGGCCGGCCGCACGGGACGTGCCTCGGCCCGGATCATCGCCGCCTGGATCGATCAGCTGCTCGCGGACGGGGCGGCACGCAAGCCCGTCGCCGACGCTGCTGCCGGCACCATCGAACGCATCCTGGCGGGTGACCCTGACGACGTGACGGCAGGGCTGGTGCGGTTCCTCGACGACCGGCTGGACGACGACGTCGTCGCCCTGGTGCACAGCCTCCGCACTTCCTGGCGGGCCTGATGGGCCCGCATCCAACCGACCAGGCACGCCGTGCCAATGCATTCGAAGGGAACATCGTGAAAATCATCGCCGCCGAGGTCATCGTGACCAGTCCGAGCCGGAACTTCGTGACACTGAAGATCACCACCGACGAGGGAATCACGGGTCTCGGGGACGCCACCCTGAACGGCCGGGAACTGGCCGTTGCGTCCTACCTGAACGACCACGTGACCCAGCTGCTGATCAACCGGGATCCGCACCGCATCGAGGACACCTGGCAGTTCCTCTACCGCAGCGCCTACTGGCGTCGCGGCCCGGTGACCATGGCCGCGATCGCCGCCGTGGACATGGCGCTCTGGGACATCAAGGGCAAGGCCGCCGGTATGCCGGTCTACCAGCTGCTCGGAGGTGCCTCGCGGACGGCGCTGCGGACCTACGGGCACGCTTCCGGCCGGGACATCCCCGAACTGTTCGACTCGATCCGGCAGCACCTCGAGGAGGGCTACAAGTCCATCCGCGTGCAGTCCTCGGTGCCGGGCATCACGGCCCTGTACGGGGTGGCGGCGCAGGCCCAGGCCACCGGGGAGCGCTACGACTTCGAGCCCGCCGGCCGCGGCGCCCAGCCCACCGAGGAGGACTGGGACACCCGGGCCTACCTGCGGCACGTGCCGACCGTGTTCGAGGCCGTCCGCAACGAGTTCGGCCCCGAGCTGCCCCTGCTGCACGACGGCCACCACCGCATGACGCCGATCCAGGCCGCAAAGCTCGGCAAGTCGCTGGAACCCTACGACCTGTTCTGGTTGGAGGACGTGACTCCGGCCGAGAACCAGGAGGCGTTCCGGCTGATCCGCCAGCACACCACCACCCCGCTGGCCGTGGGGGAGATCTTCAACACCGTCTTCGACTTCCAGACGCTCATCAAGGAACAGCTGATCGATTACGTGCGGGCCGCGTCCACGCACTTCGGCGGGATCTCGCCGCTGAAGAAGGTCATGGACTACGCCGCGCAGTACCAGATCAAGTCCGGGTTCCACGGGCCCACCGACGTCTCACCCGTGGGCCTCGCCGCGCAGTCCCACGTGGGACTGGCGATCCACAACTTCGGCATCCAGGAGTACATGGAGCACAGCGCGAAGACCAACACCGTGTTCGAGCAGTCCATGACCTTCACCGACGGCTACCTGCACCCCGGCGACAAGCCGGGCCTCGGCGTCGAACTCAACGAGGAAGCAGCCGCATCCTTCCCCTACCAGCAGGCCTACCTGCCCTACAACCGTCTCAGCGACGGCACCGTCCACGACTGGTGAAGGCTATGAAGATCGTGGTGATGGGCGTCTCCGGCTGCGGCAAGAGCACCGTGGGCGCGCTGCTCGCCGATCACCACGGTGCGCCGTTCCTCGACGGCGACTCGCTGCACCCGCAGCGCAACGTGGACAAGATGGCTGCGGGAACCCCGCTCGACGACGCCGACCGGCAGCCCTGGCTCGAGGAGATCGGGCGGCGGTTCGCAGCTGCCGGTCCGGAGCCGCTCGTCATTGCGTGCAGTGCGCTGAAGAGGGCGTACCGCACCACCATCCGCGGAGGCGCGCCAGATGTGCGGTTCGTCCACCTGCACGGCACGGTGGACCTGCTGGCGGAGCGCCTGGCAGCCCGGCCGGGACACTTCATGCCGGCCTCGCTCCTGCGGTCCCAGCTGCAGACGCTCGAACCCCTCGGGCCGGACGAGACCGGGATAGTGCTGGACATCTCGGCGACACCCGCAGTCCTCGCGCGTCGGGCGGCTGCATGGCTGGAGGCGGGTGTGAGCGCAGCCTGAGCGGTGCTCCCTCGTGACCGTGAGCGTCGCAGCCATGGCCGGATCGATGATCCCCTGACGGCGCCGGACCGACGGCCGGCAGCTAGGCGCGATGCGCGAGTTCCATGAACATCGTCGAGTGCAGGCTGTCCACGTGCGCGTGGGCGATCGCGACTGCTCGAACGACGTCGCGCCTCCGCAGCGCAGCCACCAGTGCGACGTGGTCCCCGTTGGCGCGGTGAAGCGCATCGATGGGGTACGGGACGAAGTGCTCGTACAGCTCGCCCAGGGCTGCGGAATGCATGGCGGTAGCCGCACCGAGGTGTGACGCGGCGGCGACGGACCGATGGAATTCATCATCGGCCTGGTGGTATTCGGACCAGTTGGTGGCCGTCGCCATGCGCTGCGTGAGTGCCTCCAGCGCCTCGAGTTCGTCCTCCGTCGCGTTGACGGCGGCGAAGTGGGTGACAGCACATTCGGCGAGGAGGCGCCGGTCCACGAGGTCATGGACGGCCGCGGCATCCGGCAATCCAAGGGACAATCTCTCGATGGCAGCTGCGGGAGGATCAGCCGCGACGAAGGTTCCGCCGTCACGCCCCCGACGCCGGACCACGATTCCCTCCTCTGCGAGGCTGGCCATTGCGCGCCGGGCCGTCATCGGGCTCACCGAGAGCCCCAGCGCGATGTCGTTCTGGTCCGGCAGTCGTTCGCCCGGCTGTAGAAGACCGAGCGAGATGGAGGCGGCGATGCGGGCGCGGACGGCGTCGATCGCACTGCGCCGCCCGTGCGCAGGCGGCACGTGGGACGGCGGTGCCGCGCCCACCGGTTCCCGCAATCCATCGGTCATGTTCTTCCCCTTCCGACGCTCCGTCTTGATAATAGTTCAAAGTGAGCTAATATTGCGTGAGCCCCGTCACTGCAAGCCAAGGCCGCCATGTCACAGCCCCTTCCGATCCTCGCAGTCCAGTCCGAACCGATCGCGATCGGTGAGCCGCTCTCGGTCTTCGCCACTCAGGCTTCCGACGCCGTCGCGGCGCATCCCGGAACCCGACTCCTCGTCTACCCCGAACTACACCTGTTCGGTGACGGCTACCCCGACCAGGCGCGCACGGAAGCGCTCCAGGAATCGGCGCAGCCTCTCGATGGGCCCCTCGTGCAGGAGCTCGCACAGCTCGCCGGCGACCTCGGTGTGTGGCTGGTGCCCGGAAGCATCTGCGAGCGCGGGCCCGAGGGGCAGCTGTTCAATACCGCGCTCGTGTTCTCCCCGCAGGGCGAGCTCGAGGCGAGCTACCGGAAGATCTTCCCCTGGCGTCCCTACGAGCCGTACGACCCCGGAGACTCCTTCGTCACCGTCGACCTCGAGGGCTACGGCCGCGCCGGACTGTCCATCTGCTACGACGCATGGTTCCCCGAAGTGACCCGCCAGCTCGCATGGCTCGGCGCGGACGTGATCCTCAACGTCGTCAAGACCACCACCGAGGACCGCGAGCATGAGCTGGTTCTCGCCCGGGCCAACGCCATCGTTAACCAGGTGTTCATCGTCAGCGTCAACTGCGCCGGCCCCACCGGGCGCGGTCAGAGCCTCATCGTCGACCCGGAGGGCGCGATCCTCGAGTCCATCGACCACGACGGTACCGGGATGATGGCGGCTACTCTCGACCTGTCGCGCATCGACTACGTGCGCACACATGGCACCGCCGGGCTGAACCGCATGTGGTCCCAGTTCCGCGCCCACGAAACCCCGATCGAGCTCCCGATGTACTCCGGCCGCATCGATCCCGCCACCTGGACCCCCGCGTCCACTGCTCGTCAGGACTAGCCATGCAGACCTCGTCCCAGCTCACCCGCACCCTCCGGCTGCCCTCGCTCGTCCTGTTCGGGCTCGCCTACCTCACACCCCTGATCGTCCTGGCGATCTTCGGCGTCATCGCCGAGGCAACCGGCGGTGCATCCCCGTCGGCCTACCTCCTCGCGCTCCTCGCGATGCTCTTCACTGCCCACAGTTACGGACGCATGGCCGTTGCGTTCCCCGTTGCGGGTTCCGCCTATACGTACGTGCGGCGGACCATCGACGCCCGCGTCGGGTTCCTTGTCGGGTGGGCCATCCTGCTCGACTATCTCTTCCTGCCGATGGTCATCTGGCTCATCGGCGGGTCCTACCTCACCGCGCAGTTCCCCGGCACGCCGATCTGGGTGTGGATCCTGGCCTTCGTGCTCGTGACCACCGTGCTCAACGTCATCGGGATCCGGGTCGCCGAGAAGGCGAACTACCTCCTGATGGCGTTCCAGCTGCTCGTCATCGGCATCTTCGTGGCGCTGACCATCGGGACCCTCGTGAGCACGTCGGGCGCCGGCGCGCTGGTGAGCTCCGAACCCTTCATCAACCCGACGGCGAACCTCGGTACAATCGCTGCCGGTGCGGCTATCGCCGCCTATTCCTTCCTGGGGTTCGACGCTGTCACGACCCTCACCGAGGAGACCGTGGAGCCGAAGAAGACCATGCCGCGCGCCATCATGCTCATCGCGCTGATCGGCGGCGCCATCTTCGTGTCCGTCTCCTACGTGACCCAGCTGATCCGCCCCGGTGGCACGTTCGAGGATTCGGCCTCACTCGCCTCCGACATCGCCCTGCAGATCGGCGGCCAGCTCTTCGGCGCGATCTTCCTTGCGGGCCTCGTCGTCGCGCAGTTCGCCTCAGGTCTCGCCGCCCAGGCCAGCGCATCCCGACTGCTCTACGCGATGGGCCGCGACGCCGTGCTGCCGCGGAAGGTGTTCGGCTACCTTCACGACCGCTTCCGCACGCCGGTGGTCAACCTCGTCATCACGGGCATCGTGGGACTCGTGGCGGTCTTCCTCGATGTCGCCACGTCCACCTCGTTCATCAACTTCGGTGCCTTCACCGCGTTCACCCTTGTCAACGTCTCCGTCATCGCCTACTACCTGCGCGAGAAGCGGACCGGGCGCAGCCTGAACCCCTTCTCCTATCTGGTGATCCCCGCCGTCGGCGCCGTGGTCGACGCCTTCCTGCTCACCCAGCTCGACCCCACGGCGATCACGCTCGGGCTCGTCTGGCTCGCGATCGGCATCCTCGTGCTCGCCGTCATCACACGCGGCTTCCGCTCCGCACCACCCGAACTGGCGTCGGTGGAGAAGGAAGTCGTTTCATAGGAGGTATGCGCATCACCCTCGGGCAGCTCGCGTCCGGCCCGGACACCGCAGCGAACCTCGCCCGGATGGAGGAGGTCGCTGCCGCGGCGGCCGACGCGGGCTCCACCCTCGCGGTCTTCCCCGAGTACGCGAGCTACGAGAAGAGCCGGGTGGACAGTTCGTTCGTCGCGGCCGCGGAACCGCTCGACGGCGACGTGGTCCGGGCGCTCGCGGCAATGGCGCGTCGGCACCGGATCACGGTGGTGGCAGGGGTGATCGAGACCTCCGAGGAACACGAGCGTGCCTACAACACCATCGTCGC is from Arthrobacter burdickii and encodes:
- a CDS encoding FadR/GntR family transcriptional regulator, giving the protein MTDGLREPVGAAPPSHVPPAHGRRSAIDAVRARIAASISLGLLQPGERLPDQNDIALGLSVSPMTARRAMASLAEEGIVVRRRGRDGGTFVAADPPAAAIERLSLGLPDAAAVHDLVDRRLLAECAVTHFAAVNATEDELEALEALTQRMATATNWSEYHQADDEFHRSVAAASHLGAATAMHSAALGELYEHFVPYPIDALHRANGDHVALVAALRRRDVVRAVAIAHAHVDSLHSTMFMELAHRA
- a CDS encoding carbon-nitrogen hydrolase family protein is translated as MSQPLPILAVQSEPIAIGEPLSVFATQASDAVAAHPGTRLLVYPELHLFGDGYPDQARTEALQESAQPLDGPLVQELAQLAGDLGVWLVPGSICERGPEGQLFNTALVFSPQGELEASYRKIFPWRPYEPYDPGDSFVTVDLEGYGRAGLSICYDAWFPEVTRQLAWLGADVILNVVKTTTEDREHELVLARANAIVNQVFIVSVNCAGPTGRGQSLIVDPEGAILESIDHDGTGMMAATLDLSRIDYVRTHGTAGLNRMWSQFRAHETPIELPMYSGRIDPATWTPASTARQD
- a CDS encoding APC family permease; the protein is MQTSSQLTRTLRLPSLVLFGLAYLTPLIVLAIFGVIAEATGGASPSAYLLALLAMLFTAHSYGRMAVAFPVAGSAYTYVRRTIDARVGFLVGWAILLDYLFLPMVIWLIGGSYLTAQFPGTPIWVWILAFVLVTTVLNVIGIRVAEKANYLLMAFQLLVIGIFVALTIGTLVSTSGAGALVSSEPFINPTANLGTIAAGAAIAAYSFLGFDAVTTLTEETVEPKKTMPRAIMLIALIGGAIFVSVSYVTQLIRPGGTFEDSASLASDIALQIGGQLFGAIFLAGLVVAQFASGLAAQASASRLLYAMGRDAVLPRKVFGYLHDRFRTPVVNLVITGIVGLVAVFLDVATSTSFINFGAFTAFTLVNVSVIAYYLREKRTGRSLNPFSYLVIPAVGAVVDAFLLTQLDPTAITLGLVWLAIGILVLAVITRGFRSAPPELASVEKEVVS